The sequence below is a genomic window from bacterium.
CGTTACGTGCAAAGTATCCCGGCGGGAGGTGTGCCAGATGACGGATGTCAGCACGACGAGCGAAGCGAACCCACAGAGCGAGAAGCGCCGTCTGCTGGTTCTCGTCCGCACCGGGCTGACGCTGGCGATCGGCTACCTGCTCATCTTCAGCACCCGTGATTCGGCACCGCCGCCCGCCCTCACCGCCTTCGTCGTCCTCTACCTCGCCAGCAACATCGTCGTCGCCCTGATGCCGTCCCGCATCCTGGCGCGGGCCGGATTCGACGTCGGCCTGATCCTCACCGACACCGCCGCCATCTCCTTCGCCCTGTCGCTCATTCCGGACGCGAACACGGACGTCTTCGTCTTCTATTTCACCGTCATCCTGCTCGCGTCGATCACCGACCGCACCGCCCTGAGCCTGCTGTCGCCGCTCATCACCAGCGGCGCCTATCTCGCCTTCCTGCTGGCGCGCTACGGCGTCCAGGAGTTGATGCAACCGTCGATCCTCCTGCGCCTGCCGTTCTTCCTGCTGACCGGCACGTTCTACGGCTTCTTCGTCGACCGGGTGCGCCGCGGCCAGATCGCGGTCGCCGCCGCCAAGCAGCGCGCCGCGGCGCGCACCGAGCTGCTGCAGGCGATCACCCACGATCTCAAGCAGCCGCTGTGGGTCGCCAGCGAGTCGGCGACGATGCTCTACGACCGCCTCGCCCGCGACGCCCACCCGGCGCGCGAGCTCGCCGCGCAGATCATGGTCAGCCTGCGCCGGATGGAGGCCCTGACCCTCAACTTCCTCGACCTCGGCAAGCTGGAGTTGCGCGGTCTGTGCGCCCTCCCGCAGCGCACGTCGTTGACCCGCATCGTCGACGACCTGCTCGACGCCGTCGCGCCGGCCTGCGACCTCAAGGGCGTGCGTCTCGACCGCGAGACGGCGCCGGCGCTGCCGCAGGCCTGGATCGATCCGATACAGGCGGAGCGCTGCCTCGGGAACATCCTCGACAACGCGATCAAGTTCACGCCTGCCGGCGGCACCGTGAGCGTCCGCACCGCGGTCGACGGCAATGCGCTCGCCGTGCGCGTCGCCGACGACGGCCCCGGCATCAGCCCGGAACGCGAAGCGGGGTTGTTCGATTCCTTCCAGGCGGGCACCGCGAGCGGCGGCCGTCGCAGCAGCGGCCTCGGGCTGCACATCGCCGATGCGTTGGCCCGCGCCATGGGCGGCAGCATCGACCTCGACCACGATCACACCCGCGGCACCTGCTTCGTGGTCCGGCTGCCGATCGCCGCCGAGCAGGTGAACGCGATGCCGTTGCCGGCTCCCGCCGCGACCGCGGCCTGATCCGCGTCAGCCGAGCGCGACCTGGGCCCGGTAGAGCGCCGCGATCGACTTCGCGTCCTCGATCTCGCCCCGCGCCACCATCGCCAGGGCGCTCGCCAGCGGGACGCGACTCACGGTGAGCACCTCGTCGTCCTCCAACGCCGCCGCGGTCTCGCGCAGCTCGCGCGCCAGGAAGAGATGGATGCGCTCGTCGCAGAACCCCGGCGTGGTGACGATGCTGCCGAGCGGCGTCCACCGCGCGGCGACGAGCCCGGTCTCCTCCTCGAGCTCGCGACGGGCACACGCCGCCGGCGCCTCGCCGGCGCCGAGCGTGCCCGCCGGTACTTCCCAGATGAAGCCGCCGGCGGCATGGCGGTACTGGCGCAGCAGGACGACGGCGCCCTCGGCGTCGAGGGCGACCACCGCCGCAGCGCCCGGATGGTGCACGATGTCCAGAGTGGCGCGGCCGCCGTTCGGGAGCGTCACTTCGTCCTGGTTGACCGTGATGATGCGGCCGCGGAAGACCTCGCCCATGCCCCATCGCTAGCACGGCGACGGGAGGTCGAACGACCGGACGAGGTCAGTGGAGCAGCGGCGGGGCGCCCGCCGGCGACGCCGGCCGGCGCATCCATGCGCCGCGCCGCCGCGCGTGGCGCAGGCAGGGCTGGACGCCCTTGTCGCGCAGCGCGTGCAGGTCATCCTGGATCGCCCGCAGCAGCCCATGGTCGATGCCGAC
It includes:
- a CDS encoding HAMP domain-containing histidine kinase: MTDVSTTSEANPQSEKRRLLVLVRTGLTLAIGYLLIFSTRDSAPPPALTAFVVLYLASNIVVALMPSRILARAGFDVGLILTDTAAISFALSLIPDANTDVFVFYFTVILLASITDRTALSLLSPLITSGAYLAFLLARYGVQELMQPSILLRLPFFLLTGTFYGFFVDRVRRGQIAVAAAKQRAAARTELLQAITHDLKQPLWVASESATMLYDRLARDAHPARELAAQIMVSLRRMEALTLNFLDLGKLELRGLCALPQRTSLTRIVDDLLDAVAPACDLKGVRLDRETAPALPQAWIDPIQAERCLGNILDNAIKFTPAGGTVSVRTAVDGNALAVRVADDGPGISPEREAGLFDSFQAGTASGGRRSSGLGLHIADALARAMGGSIDLDHDHTRGTCFVVRLPIAAEQVNAMPLPAPAATAA
- a CDS encoding NUDIX hydrolase, yielding MGEVFRGRIITVNQDEVTLPNGGRATLDIVHHPGAAAVVALDAEGAVVLLRQYRHAAGGFIWEVPAGTLGAGEAPAACARRELEEETGLVAARWTPLGSIVTTPGFCDERIHLFLARELRETAAALEDDEVLTVSRVPLASALAMVARGEIEDAKSIAALYRAQVALG